The Thermoplasmata archaeon region CACGCCGACGAACATGATCACGACGGGCTTCGGGTGGGTCTGGATCACCTCGAACAGGTCAATCGTGGGCACGGTCATGGCCTTCGTGATCGCGTCTCGCAGCGCGGCCTCGACGCCCGTCTCCACGGACACCTCGCGGGCCACCCGCTTCCCGCGGAGGTCCTCCGCGAGCGTGTCGACGACCTCCTTGGCGACGGGGAAGGCGACGTCGGATTCCAGGAGGGCGATCTCCAGGTCGTAGAGGATCTCCTCGAGCTTGTCCTCCTTGATCTTCCGGCCGGAATCGCCGATGACCCGAGCCGACGGCGCGGTCTTGGTCACCGGGGGTGGCGCACCGCCCGATCCCTCGCCCTTCGCCTCCGCGACGACCTCGGCCTCCGCCTTCTGCCGCCACGCCGCCAGCTTCTCTCGGAGGGATTTGAACATCTACGTCGGACCGTCCGCGCCCGGGGTCCCCTGGATCCGGTCGTACAGGCTCTGGACGGAGGCGCTCTGGGTCTCCGCGCGCCGCTGCAACTCCGCGAGGCGCTGCCCGATGGCCGCGACCGCGTCGCTGATGGACTTGATCTGCACGTCGAGGCGCTCGATCTGTTTCGGGATCTCGTCGAACACGACGAGGTCCGAGCCGACGCCCATGAACGCCTTGGCGGCGTCCTTCACCTCGGCGACGAGGAA contains the following coding sequences:
- the pfdA gene encoding prefoldin subunit alpha — protein: MTAPEAELRRGLAVLDQYREQLESLAQQQEIVRVSLEEHMRARETLLRYQEAGKGAEVLVPVGANAFLVAEVKDAAKAFMGVGSDLVVFDEIPKQIERLDVQIKSISDAVAAIGQRLAELQRRAETQSASVQSLYDRIQGTPGADGPT